The Chitinophagales bacterium genome has a window encoding:
- a CDS encoding T9SS type A sorting domain-containing protein, with product MFVIKKLIRFSLALALVIFALPGSYAQTMIQLPPHSSVYNGSIRGFWFTAPVDFVITGLRVPSDAGSGLQYIQVFRINDNTPVVYSTTSTNFTSLGIVYGATNGVIQTVNIPIHAGEKIGVVGQAGTSNSYGNGTAVSASIMGNSITLARIGYQGNMSTSGIPNYWTEPASTSISRVEVYYETCHTAITSSPNPVTICENQQAKFNASATDVSTYQWQVDEGSGFADISNGANYEGVTTNSLTVKNTPFSFNGNKYRCLAMKSTCIDTSLDAQLTVNGLVHLDPLPAKDTTCVHASKDLEVKGTGSLVSYKWQVYVNGGFIDVPNQYPYVQSGNKLTISDVLDTLDGSQFRCVVTGICDVGTSTNLTLTVNSIPTVAIPPKDVQAKQGENIVFSVQASGKYATYRWQVAGPDTFAFINDGGIYSGVKTNILHVLGVSHVQDGFRFRCIVGTSSGCITAGDTSEFAMLSVAPATSVNSIGGDELMVLYPNPTGSSELYIRLNGAANTANMKYKVIDKTGRTVLVGNIENQGSRTGVDVSRLPAGIYMVELLDEGNQQVARSRFTKL from the coding sequence ATGTTTGTTATAAAAAAATTAATACGCTTTTCGCTGGCATTAGCATTGGTAATATTTGCATTACCCGGTAGTTATGCTCAGACAATGATTCAACTGCCCCCTCACTCAAGTGTGTATAACGGTAGTATAAGAGGGTTCTGGTTTACGGCCCCTGTAGATTTTGTGATAACGGGTTTACGTGTACCTTCAGATGCGGGATCAGGGTTGCAATATATACAGGTGTTTCGTATCAATGATAATACTCCTGTAGTTTATTCAACCACGTCCACCAACTTTACATCGCTGGGTATAGTATATGGGGCAACAAATGGTGTGATACAAACTGTGAACATACCTATACATGCAGGTGAAAAAATAGGTGTTGTAGGCCAGGCTGGAACTTCAAATTCGTATGGCAATGGTACTGCGGTTTCTGCATCCATAATGGGTAATTCTATCACATTGGCCAGGATTGGCTATCAGGGCAATATGAGTACATCGGGCATACCTAATTACTGGACAGAGCCGGCAAGTACCAGTATAAGTCGTGTTGAGGTGTATTACGAGACTTGTCATACAGCTATTACTTCGAGTCCTAATCCTGTAACGATATGTGAGAACCAACAGGCAAAATTTAACGCAAGCGCAACTGATGTGAGCACATACCAGTGGCAGGTAGATGAGGGCAGCGGTTTTGCGGACATAAGCAATGGTGCAAACTACGAAGGCGTAACTACCAATTCATTAACGGTAAAGAACACACCATTCAGTTTTAATGGCAATAAATACCGTTGCCTGGCCATGAAGTCTACATGTATAGATACGAGCCTTGACGCACAGCTAACAGTGAACGGGCTGGTTCATTTAGATCCGCTACCCGCCAAGGACACTACCTGTGTACATGCCTCGAAAGACCTGGAAGTTAAAGGTACGGGTAGTCTTGTAAGTTATAAATGGCAGGTATATGTGAACGGAGGTTTTATAGATGTCCCCAATCAGTATCCTTATGTACAATCAGGCAATAAACTGACCATATCTGATGTATTAGATACACTGGATGGCAGCCAGTTCAGGTGTGTGGTTACGGGTATATGCGACGTAGGTACATCAACTAACCTGACATTGACAGTTAATTCGATACCTACGGTAGCTATACCTCCCAAAGATGTACAGGCCAAGCAGGGAGAAAATATTGTATTCAGCGTACAGGCATCGGGCAAGTATGCTACTTATCGCTGGCAGGTGGCCGGTCCTGACACCTTTGCCTTTATTAATGACGGCGGTATCTATTCGGGTGTAAAGACCAATATTCTCCATGTGTTGGGTGTCAGCCACGTTCAGGACGGTTTCCGGTTCCGTTGTATAGTAGGCACCAGTTCGGGTTGTATTACAGCGGGAGACACCAGTGAATTTGCGATGCTGAGTGTAGCGCCGGCAACATCTGTTAATTCTATAGGAGGTGACGAGTTGATGGTGTTGTATCCTAATCCAACAGGTAGTTCTGAGTTATATATCAGGCTTAACGGAGCAGCCAATACTGCGAATATGAAGTACAAAGTGATAGACAAGACGGGCAGGACTGTATTGGTAGGTAATATAGAGAACCAGGGTAGCCGCACAGGTGTGGATGTAAGCAGGTTGCCTGCAGGAATATATATGGTAGAGTTATTGGATGAGGGTAATCAGCAAGTGGCACGTTCAAGGTTTACCAAGTTGTAA
- a CDS encoding glycosyltransferase family 4 protein, whose amino-acid sequence MRIAFDAKRAFLNNTGLGQYSRNLLSALFAGYPQHQYHLMTPKMGTLFQPQQGGNIQVHTPQGLYKAVPALWRSNGVRHDLQRLRVDLYHGLSHELPVGLQRTGIRTVVTMHDLIFERYPKQYKPIDVAVYRKKFRYAAAHADVVIAISHQTKSDLMSYYNVPENKIKVCYQSCNPGFAQPVSEEAQKQAREKYGLPQQYLLSVGSVIERKNLLNVCAALHSLKDRLDIPLAVIGTGGDYMKQVKEYITTHGLQDKVLFLSERPGGVSGADMPAIYHGAHAMLYPSVFEGFGIPVLEALWSSLPVITSNVSCMPETGGDAARYIDPQSVEDMAQAIYDVSTSTALRDDMIAKGLVHAQNFTPEVCASAVMDVYRSLV is encoded by the coding sequence ATGCGCATAGCTTTCGACGCCAAACGGGCTTTTCTCAACAACACAGGACTGGGGCAATACAGCCGCAACCTGCTCAGCGCCCTGTTTGCCGGCTATCCGCAACACCAATACCACCTCATGACCCCCAAGATGGGTACGCTGTTTCAGCCACAGCAGGGGGGCAATATACAGGTGCATACCCCGCAGGGGCTGTACAAGGCCGTTCCTGCCCTGTGGCGCAGCAATGGTGTCCGCCACGACCTGCAGCGCCTTCGTGTAGATCTGTATCATGGCCTCAGCCACGAGCTGCCGGTAGGCCTGCAGCGCACGGGCATCCGCACCGTCGTCACCATGCACGACCTGATATTCGAGCGTTACCCCAAACAATACAAGCCCATCGATGTGGCCGTGTACCGGAAGAAATTCCGCTACGCCGCCGCTCATGCCGATGTGGTCATAGCCATCAGTCACCAGACCAAATCCGACCTTATGTCGTACTACAACGTACCTGAGAACAAAATAAAGGTCTGCTACCAGAGCTGTAACCCGGGTTTTGCACAACCAGTTAGCGAGGAGGCACAAAAGCAGGCGCGCGAGAAATACGGCCTGCCGCAGCAATACCTGCTCAGCGTGGGTAGCGTCATAGAGCGCAAAAACCTGCTGAACGTCTGCGCCGCTTTGCACAGCCTCAAGGACAGGCTGGACATTCCGCTGGCAGTAATAGGCACGGGTGGCGATTATATGAAGCAGGTAAAGGAATATATAACCACCCACGGCCTGCAGGACAAGGTCCTCTTCCTGAGCGAAAGGCCGGGAGGCGTGTCAGGGGCAGATATGCCGGCTATCTATCATGGGGCGCACGCTATGCTCTATCCCTCCGTTTTCGAAGGCTTCGGCATTCCCGTTCTGGAAGCATTGTGGAGCAGCCTGCCGGTCATCACATCCAATGTCTCCTGCATGCCCGAGACGGGAGGAGACGCCGCCCGCTATATCGATCCGCAGAGTGTAGAGGATATGGCACAGGCAATATATGATGTAAGCACCAGCACTGCACTGAGGGATGACATGATAGCCAAAGGATTGGTGCACGCACAAAACTTCACGCCCGAAGTTTGCGCCTCAGCCGTTATGGATGTATACCGTTCTTTGGTTTGA
- a CDS encoding spore maturation protein — protein sequence MALSKIWAAFILVAIVMAGIQFTYYGDKEVFGRMVTGKSSDEYPTIYYVIEGNAPSASFETQIQQYGYLPADSVHAADVIICSDTRSANIIALAQVTPGAKALTFNNVKDLLVKHNDGIIETCKIAVNICIGLIGIMALFMGIMGIAERAGGINLLSRIIGPFFTRLFPDVPKGHPAFGHMMMNFSANLLGLDNAATPFGLKAMESLQEINPDKNTASNAQIMFLCLHASGLTLIPVSIIAIRSSMGASNPTDIFIPCMIATFMATLAAMTLVSVRQKINLFQPVILAWIGGISAIVALLVVYVTSLSMDRVQSFSSILSNGLILLIIVAIVLGGLYKKIDIFDAFVSGAKGGFETSIRIIPYLVGMLVAISLLRTSGAFDIVINGMKHLFIATGMDTHFVDALPTALIRPLSGSGARGMMVDTMNTFGADSFPGRLSGIMQGASDTTFYVIAVYFGAVAVKNTRYTIGYMLLADLVGIITSIVMAYLFFGATL from the coding sequence ATGGCATTAAGTAAGATATGGGCTGCATTCATCCTGGTAGCCATAGTAATGGCTGGTATACAGTTTACATACTATGGAGATAAAGAAGTATTCGGCCGTATGGTTACCGGTAAATCTTCCGATGAATACCCGACCATTTATTATGTCATTGAAGGGAATGCTCCCTCCGCATCTTTTGAAACACAGATACAGCAATACGGCTACCTGCCTGCAGACAGTGTACATGCTGCAGATGTTATCATTTGTAGCGATACCCGTTCGGCAAACATAATAGCTCTGGCACAGGTAACACCCGGAGCCAAAGCTTTGACCTTTAACAATGTAAAAGACCTCCTGGTAAAACACAATGACGGGATTATAGAAACCTGTAAAATTGCTGTAAACATATGTATAGGACTTATTGGCATCATGGCACTGTTCATGGGTATTATGGGGATTGCTGAACGTGCGGGAGGCATCAATCTTTTATCACGTATCATCGGGCCTTTCTTTACCCGACTCTTTCCTGACGTACCTAAAGGGCATCCCGCTTTCGGGCATATGATGATGAACTTCTCTGCCAACCTGCTGGGGCTGGACAATGCAGCGACACCATTCGGCCTGAAAGCTATGGAAAGCCTGCAGGAGATAAACCCGGATAAGAACACGGCATCCAATGCACAGATCATGTTCCTGTGCCTGCATGCATCAGGATTAACGCTCATTCCCGTCAGCATTATAGCTATACGTTCCTCAATGGGTGCATCCAACCCTACTGATATTTTCATACCCTGCATGATAGCTACGTTCATGGCAACACTTGCTGCAATGACACTGGTATCTGTAAGGCAAAAGATCAACCTGTTTCAGCCGGTAATACTTGCGTGGATAGGTGGTATTTCTGCTATAGTGGCTCTGCTGGTAGTATATGTCACATCGCTGAGCATGGACAGGGTGCAGAGTTTTTCATCTATACTCAGCAATGGGTTAATACTACTCATTATAGTAGCTATCGTACTAGGTGGTTTGTACAAAAAAATAGACATATTCGATGCTTTTGTAAGTGGTGCCAAAGGCGGCTTTGAAACCTCAATAAGGATCATACCTTACCTGGTGGGTATGCTGGTGGCCATAAGTTTGTTACGCACAAGCGGTGCTTTTGATATCGTTATCAATGGAATGAAACACCTGTTTATAGCTACAGGTATGGACACTCATTTTGTTGACGCGTTGCCAACGGCACTTATCAGGCCATTAAGTGGCAGCGGCGCTCGTGGCATGATGGTAGATACCATGAATACATTTGGTGCTGACTCCTTTCCAGGAAGACTATCTGGCATTATGCAGGGAGCTTCTGATACGACCTTTTATGTAATAGCGGTTTATTTTGGTGCAGTTGCAGTAAAGAATACACGCTATACTATTGGTTACATGCTACTGGCCGATCTTGTAGGTATCATTACCTCTATCGTAATGGCTTATCTCTTCTTTGGAGCTACATTGTAA
- a CDS encoding helix-turn-helix transcriptional regulator, producing MEFKPEFFEQYPLEALMSDIPFRFDRVTEQQFAICTQTANLLDKLLNTGEPSAFTRILQQTETATHLLRRAMECIIVPFTVCPVPACRFLANDTERDKVVEAQKVIRENLDSPLTIKELSRKVAMNECYLKKGFKALTGKTIHEYTQELRISKAKILLQQDGYSVSDVANSLGFSSISHFSTAFKKATGMKPCELLA from the coding sequence ATGGAATTCAAACCGGAATTCTTTGAACAATACCCGCTCGAAGCTTTGATGTCAGATATACCTTTCCGTTTCGACAGGGTTACTGAACAGCAGTTTGCCATCTGTACTCAAACTGCCAATTTGCTAGACAAGCTACTCAACACAGGAGAGCCCAGCGCCTTTACCAGGATATTACAGCAAACTGAAACGGCAACACACCTGCTGCGCAGGGCCATGGAGTGTATCATAGTTCCATTCACGGTTTGCCCGGTGCCCGCCTGCCGTTTCCTGGCCAATGACACTGAACGGGACAAAGTTGTAGAAGCTCAAAAGGTGATCCGTGAAAACCTGGACAGCCCTCTTACTATAAAAGAACTGTCACGTAAGGTTGCCATGAACGAATGCTACCTGAAAAAAGGATTCAAAGCACTTACAGGCAAAACCATACATGAATATACACAGGAGTTACGTATATCAAAGGCTAAAATATTATTACAGCAGGATGGTTACTCCGTATCAGATGTGGCCAACTCTCTGGGCTTCAGCAGCATCTCCCATTTCAGCACGGCATTCAAAAAAGCTACAGGGATGAAACCCTGCGAGTTGTTGGCATAA
- a CDS encoding TIGR00730 family Rossman fold protein: protein MKSIAVFCGSGDGYNDIYREEAYQVGRQLAERGIEVVYGAARIGIMGAVADGVLSNNGKITGIIPGFLQTKEIAHDGLTELIVVETMHERKLKMYDKCDGVLVLPGGWGTMDEMFEMLTWGQLGMHSKPIGLLNINGYYDPLKAMNSTMVQEGFLDECTRSILMFSQSLTELLDKMDSYEGHDRPQVIDKQTT, encoded by the coding sequence ATGAAGAGTATAGCGGTTTTTTGCGGTTCGGGTGACGGATACAATGACATCTACAGGGAGGAAGCTTACCAGGTAGGCAGGCAACTTGCCGAAAGGGGTATTGAAGTAGTATATGGTGCAGCCAGGATAGGTATTATGGGTGCCGTGGCAGACGGCGTACTGTCTAACAACGGTAAAATAACCGGTATTATTCCGGGATTCCTGCAAACAAAAGAGATAGCGCACGACGGGCTAACAGAACTCATAGTAGTAGAAACGATGCACGAGCGCAAGCTAAAGATGTATGACAAGTGTGATGGAGTATTGGTGCTTCCGGGCGGTTGGGGAACCATGGACGAGATGTTTGAGATGTTGACGTGGGGGCAGTTGGGCATGCACTCAAAACCAATAGGCCTGCTGAATATCAATGGTTATTACGATCCGCTTAAAGCCATGAACTCAACTATGGTGCAGGAAGGTTTCCTGGATGAATGTACCCGGTCGATACTAATGTTCAGTCAGTCTTTAACTGAACTGCTGGATAAGATGGACAGCTACGAAGGACACGACCGTCCTCAAGTAATTGACAAGCAAACTACTTAA
- a CDS encoding VOC family protein encodes MQNANALNWFEIPATDINRAKTFYETIFGIDMGEVVDMMGMQMVMFPVEPTSGKVGGGLAQSAMHKPSHDGSIVYLNANEAGMQNVLDRIENAGGQIAMPRTKISDDIGYMAFFIDSEGNKMALHSGN; translated from the coding sequence ATGCAAAATGCAAACGCTCTTAACTGGTTTGAAATTCCGGCAACAGATATCAACCGTGCAAAAACATTTTATGAGACCATCTTCGGCATAGACATGGGCGAAGTGGTAGACATGATGGGCATGCAAATGGTCATGTTCCCTGTTGAGCCCACAAGCGGCAAAGTAGGTGGCGGACTGGCACAAAGCGCCATGCACAAACCATCACATGACGGAAGTATTGTGTACCTGAACGCAAACGAAGCCGGCATGCAAAACGTCCTTGATCGTATTGAGAATGCAGGTGGACAGATAGCTATGCCCCGCACCAAAATAAGCGATGATATCGGTTACATGGCCTTTTTCATTGATAGCGAGGGCAATAAAATGGCACTGCATTCAGGCAACTGA
- a CDS encoding T9SS type A sorting domain-containing protein — protein MIHNKYTNLLLVAFATLLSLQYGKAQTMMAIPSQSYTYSSAVRGYWFTAPIDFIITGLRVPSQAGSGLQRIQVIRINDNTPVSYPTTSSNFTTLALIYNATNGVIQTVNIPITAGQKIAILGTAGTVNSYGDPTTVTSSISGHNVTLKRMGYQGNMPSSGIPNYWTEPSGYISRVEMYYETCHTAITSSPNPVTICENQQAKFNASATDVSTYQWQVDEGSGFADISNGANYEGVTTNSLTVKNTPFSFNGNKYRCLAMKSTCIDTSLDAQLTVNGLVHLDPLPVKDTTCVHASKDLEVKGTGSLVSYKWQVYVNGGFIDVPNQYPYVQSGNKLTISDVLDTLDGSQFRCVVTGICDVGTSTNLTLTVNSIPTVAIPPKDVQAKQGENIVFSVQASGKYATYRWQVAGPDTFAFINDGGIYSGVKTNILHVLGVSHVQDGFRFRCIVGTSSGCITPGDTSEFATLSVAPATSVNSIGGDEVMVLYPNPTGSSELYIRLNSTANTANMKYKVIDKTGSTVLIGNIENQGSRTGVDVSRLPAGIYMVELLDEGNQQVARSRFTKL, from the coding sequence ATGATACACAACAAATACACAAACTTGTTGCTTGTTGCATTTGCTACATTGTTGTCGTTACAGTATGGTAAGGCGCAAACAATGATGGCTATACCCAGCCAATCATACACGTATTCAAGCGCAGTACGGGGTTATTGGTTTACCGCGCCTATTGATTTTATTATTACAGGATTGCGTGTACCCTCGCAGGCCGGATCGGGATTACAGAGAATACAGGTGATAAGGATCAATGACAATACCCCTGTGTCATATCCTACAACTTCTTCAAATTTCACAACACTGGCATTAATTTACAATGCCACCAATGGTGTGATACAAACAGTGAATATTCCAATAACTGCCGGGCAAAAAATAGCGATATTAGGTACAGCGGGAACCGTGAACTCATATGGTGACCCGACAACTGTTACTTCCAGTATATCCGGTCATAATGTTACATTAAAAAGAATGGGTTACCAGGGTAACATGCCGTCATCAGGTATTCCTAATTACTGGACAGAACCCAGTGGTTATATCAGTCGCGTTGAAATGTATTACGAGACTTGTCATACAGCTATTACTTCGAGTCCTAATCCTGTAACGATATGTGAGAACCAACAGGCAAAATTTAACGCAAGCGCAACTGATGTGAGCACATACCAGTGGCAGGTAGATGAGGGCAGCGGTTTTGCGGACATAAGCAATGGTGCAAACTACGAAGGCGTAACTACCAATTCATTAACGGTAAAGAACACACCATTCAGTTTTAATGGCAATAAATACCGTTGCCTGGCCATGAAGTCTACGTGTATAGATACGAGCCTTGACGCCCAGCTTACAGTGAATGGCCTGGTTCATTTAGATCCATTGCCTGTAAAAGACACTACCTGTGTACATGCCTCGAAAGACCTGGAAGTTAAAGGTACGGGTAGTCTTGTAAGTTATAAATGGCAGGTATATGTGAACGGAGGTTTTATAGATGTCCCCAATCAGTATCCTTATGTACAATCAGGCAATAAACTGACCATATCTGATGTATTAGATACACTGGATGGCAGCCAGTTCAGGTGTGTGGTTACGGGTATATGCGACGTAGGTACATCAACTAACCTGACATTGACAGTTAATTCGATACCTACGGTAGCTATACCTCCCAAAGATGTACAGGCCAAGCAGGGAGAAAATATTGTATTCAGCGTACAGGCATCGGGCAAGTATGCTACTTATCGCTGGCAGGTGGCCGGTCCTGACACCTTTGCCTTTATTAATGACGGCGGTATCTATTCGGGTGTAAAGACCAATATTCTCCATGTGTTGGGTGTCAGCCACGTTCAGGACGGTTTCCGGTTCCGTTGTATAGTAGGCACCAGTTCGGGTTGTATTACACCGGGAGATACCAGCGAATTTGCAACATTGAGTGTAGCGCCGGCAACATCTGTTAATTCTATAGGCGGCGATGAGGTTATGGTTTTGTATCCTAATCCAACAGGTAGTTCGGAGTTGTACATCAGGCTTAACAGCACAGCCAATACTGCGAATATGAAGTACAAAGTGATAGACAAGACAGGCAGTACAGTATTGATAGGTAATATAGAGAACCAGGGTAGCCGCACAGGTGTGGATGTAAGCAGGTTGCCTGCAGGAATATATATGGTAGAGTTATTGGATGAGGGTAATCAGCAAGTGGCACGTTCAAGATTTACCAAGTTGTAA
- a CDS encoding LEA type 2 family protein has protein sequence MERVRSFANIVIFAAVTAILFVSCANPKDLEYQDVKNFRLMEVSMRPKIGMDVQFYNPNKFGMTMKDANIDLYLNGRLVGNARLAQTYDVPGLDTFLLPVNLTADLQQVLPNALAILANNTIDVELKGHVKAGRGVFINVPISYKGKQELNVTGL, from the coding sequence ATGGAAAGAGTAAGGTCTTTTGCTAATATTGTCATTTTCGCTGCTGTTACAGCTATTTTATTTGTGTCTTGCGCTAACCCTAAGGACCTGGAATACCAGGATGTAAAGAACTTCAGGCTAATGGAAGTAAGTATGCGCCCGAAAATTGGCATGGATGTGCAGTTTTACAACCCCAATAAATTCGGAATGACCATGAAGGACGCTAATATAGACCTCTACCTGAATGGCAGGCTAGTAGGTAATGCCAGGCTTGCGCAAACCTATGATGTGCCGGGCCTGGATACTTTTTTATTACCTGTTAACCTGACCGCTGATCTGCAACAGGTATTACCCAATGCCTTGGCGATACTTGCAAATAATACAATTGACGTAGAACTGAAGGGGCATGTAAAAGCCGGCAGAGGTGTATTTATCAACGTACCTATAAGTTACAAAGGGAAGCAGGAGCTTAACGTTACCGGACTTTAA
- a CDS encoding DUF4878 domain-containing protein, translating to MRYNRFIAIFAALLMLGLASCTDNSPKAVAEKFLNAFYHKDYEKARSVSTEKTIELVNLMEQFSIQQPDSVKQNAKLIKIEIVDVKEEGDKATVIYTASNEPGEQKLRLEKQNGKWLVSHSKQDDLDEEPSEEGILEGDATEM from the coding sequence ATGAGATATAATCGTTTTATTGCAATTTTTGCGGCTCTATTAATGCTTGGACTGGCCAGCTGTACAGACAACTCGCCAAAGGCAGTAGCCGAAAAATTCCTGAATGCTTTTTATCATAAAGACTATGAAAAGGCCAGGTCGGTGTCAACCGAAAAAACCATTGAACTGGTGAACCTGATGGAGCAATTCTCTATACAACAGCCGGACTCTGTAAAGCAAAACGCCAAACTCATTAAGATCGAAATTGTTGATGTAAAAGAAGAGGGAGACAAAGCGACGGTTATCTACACAGCATCTAACGAGCCGGGGGAGCAAAAACTAAGGCTTGAAAAACAAAACGGCAAATGGTTGGTGAGCCACTCCAAGCAGGACGATCTGGACGAAGAGCCATCTGAAGAAGGCATATTAGAAGGTGACGCCACAGAAATGTAA
- a CDS encoding menaquinone biosynthesis decarboxylase has protein sequence MAYKSLQAFIEKLEAEGELIRIKTFTDPVLEIAEVTDRISKTPDRNKALLFENTGTDFPLLINGMGSEKRMCIALGVNELDEVARDIENLFKMLTGPKNGLLEKLAMLPQLGKFASWMPKVVSGRGTCQEVILDNPDLDKLPILKCWPKDGGRFITLPAIHTKDPNNGIRNIGMYRMQVFSPTMTGMHWHKHKVSAKHFNEYKKLGKKMPVAVAIGGDPVYTYSATAPLPENVDEYMLAGFLRKKKVELVKCITQPEIEVPADADFIIEGYVDPNEELIWEGPFGDHTGYYSLPDFYPRFHVTAITHKKNAVYPATIVGIPPQEDAWLGKATERIFLAPIKMTMVPEIVDMNMPVEGVFHNLVITSIEKEYPGQGQKVMNAMWGAGQMMFNKILVIADGGINIGDYKTLAQYVLNNMNPATDVYFSQGPMDVLDHSCSKLGFGGKMCIDGTKKWDEEITTPLTPFTISKDFSAQEIMSEYPEIKGINSSLAADVQLPVLFVSVEKTRKRQVEDLHLSLCELPAVTGIKMILYVEHTVNVNDIADTLWRFCNNLDPRRDHFYGGTEHDILGLDGTLKTKPLDGFERPWPNIIVADKATIRSVDEKWAEMGLGTLIPSPSLKYESQMYGEEAQIPGS, from the coding sequence ATGGCATATAAATCGTTACAGGCATTTATTGAGAAACTAGAAGCAGAAGGTGAGCTGATACGCATCAAAACATTTACAGACCCTGTGCTGGAAATAGCCGAAGTAACTGACAGGATATCTAAAACTCCTGACAGGAACAAAGCACTTCTTTTTGAAAATACCGGAACAGATTTTCCACTGCTTATCAATGGTATGGGTAGTGAAAAACGTATGTGCATAGCACTGGGTGTCAACGAACTGGACGAAGTTGCAAGGGATATAGAGAACCTGTTCAAAATGCTGACCGGCCCCAAAAACGGTTTGCTGGAGAAACTTGCCATGCTGCCACAGTTGGGCAAGTTTGCGTCGTGGATGCCTAAAGTAGTAAGCGGACGTGGCACCTGCCAGGAGGTAATTTTGGACAACCCCGATCTTGATAAACTACCCATACTGAAATGCTGGCCCAAAGACGGCGGAAGGTTCATCACACTGCCTGCCATACACACCAAAGACCCCAACAATGGCATACGCAACATAGGCATGTACCGTATGCAAGTGTTCAGCCCAACCATGACCGGCATGCACTGGCATAAGCACAAGGTATCTGCCAAACACTTTAACGAATACAAAAAGCTGGGTAAGAAAATGCCGGTAGCAGTAGCAATTGGTGGTGACCCTGTATATACTTATTCTGCGACAGCTCCGCTGCCCGAAAATGTAGATGAATACATGCTGGCGGGATTTCTTCGAAAGAAAAAAGTAGAGCTGGTAAAATGTATCACACAACCTGAAATAGAGGTGCCTGCTGATGCAGATTTCATAATAGAAGGATATGTAGACCCGAATGAAGAGCTGATATGGGAAGGCCCCTTCGGCGATCATACAGGGTATTATTCGCTACCTGATTTCTACCCACGTTTCCATGTTACAGCTATTACACATAAAAAGAACGCTGTTTACCCCGCTACTATTGTAGGTATACCGCCACAGGAAGATGCATGGTTGGGCAAAGCTACTGAACGTATATTCCTGGCACCGATAAAAATGACTATGGTGCCGGAAATAGTAGATATGAATATGCCGGTAGAAGGTGTATTCCACAACCTTGTTATTACCTCGATTGAAAAAGAATATCCCGGACAGGGGCAAAAGGTTATGAATGCTATGTGGGGTGCGGGGCAAATGATGTTCAACAAGATACTGGTAATTGCTGACGGAGGCATCAATATAGGCGACTATAAAACACTGGCGCAATATGTGCTCAATAACATGAACCCTGCTACAGACGTTTATTTCAGCCAGGGGCCAATGGACGTACTTGACCATAGCTGCAGCAAGCTGGGCTTTGGAGGAAAGATGTGTATTGACGGGACGAAGAAATGGGACGAAGAAATAACTACGCCACTTACGCCGTTCACGATTTCCAAAGATTTTTCGGCACAGGAAATCATGTCTGAGTATCCTGAAATCAAAGGTATCAACTCATCACTTGCGGCAGATGTGCAGTTACCTGTTTTGTTCGTATCTGTTGAGAAAACACGCAAAAGACAGGTAGAAGATCTGCATCTTTCGCTATGTGAGCTGCCTGCTGTGACCGGAATAAAAATGATACTGTATGTTGAACATACTGTAAATGTGAACGATATTGCCGACACACTCTGGCGTTTCTGCAATAACCTTGATCCACGTCGCGATCATTTTTACGGTGGTACTGAACATGACATATTAGGGCTGGATGGTACACTCAAAACCAAACCACTTGATGGATTTGAGCGCCCATGGCCCAATATCATAGTGGCCGATAAGGCAACCATAAGATCTGTAGATGAGAAATGGGCGGAGATGGGACTGGGAACGTTGATACCTTCCCCCTCGCTCAAGTACGAATCGCAGATGTATGGCGAGGAAGCTCAGATTCCGGGTAGCTAA